Below is a window of Brassica napus cultivar Da-Ae chromosome A5, Da-Ae, whole genome shotgun sequence DNA.
CTGTGTAAAGAAAGCAAGCTCgagcagaaaaaaaaactctgacttgaagagaaagaaaagaatgaaaGGAACACGGAGAAGAAAGCAAAAAATATTAGGGTTTCAGGAAttttagctctgataccatgtgaatAAACTGAATATGCTTTCCTGCTCCTCTTTAACGTCACATACAAAGTATATATACATCATCGTATGACCTAATAACCGTCATACCTAACAGGCCTAATATACATCATATAGTTAGCCCAATACTCATAGCTCTAGCCCAATAgcttcaatttaaaaaaaaaaaattaaagtcctTGAATTTCAACTTGGCGTACATGTTAGATTATTTTGCTAACCGAAGACCTAGTTCATCTTAGTAATCAACCAGCTGTGTTACTTTAATGATCTACAAACTTgaaagtttttgattttttttattcacatGATCggttattttgtatatttgaactttttttatgtttctgaGTTTTCGAGTTTTGTGGTGATTTTGAAGAAATGAGGTTTTGCTTAATTCTTAAGaacaatacaaaaatattaaagctTCAAAAAGGCTCCTAGGATTTGCTTAATGGAAACACCTATGCAAGGGTTTGCTTAAAAGCTGCATAATGTCCTCTTGGATACATTAGCTGCATAATATATAGCTGCTTCTGTTTTCTTGCAATCCTGTTTCTATAAGTCATGAATTGATGTTTGTGTGTACGATACTGTTATATAGCCTTCCTTTATTAtctctctctgaattttttccAACTCTTTCCATTGACAGAAAGAAACGTTCTTGGATTGAGACAAAGTAATGGATTTTAAAGGTATAACATGGGTTGGTAATGTCTACCACAAGTTTGAAGCAATGTGCTTAGAGGTTGAAGAGATCATCGTCCAGGTAACTGTAATCATTTGTCCACGGTGATTTAACCTCTTCTTTTTTAACTCTTTGGTTTGGTTCTTTATGGTTCTTAGGACACGGCTAAATACGTTGAGAGCCAAGTTCAGACGGTTGGAAACTCTCTCAAGAAGTTCTGTTCCGATGTGGTTCAAGATTTCAACCCCGATGAGACTCTGGATTCGGAGAAACAGTTACCCGTTTCTATCTTACATGAATACGCTCCTGTTTGCTCTTccttcaaaaagaaaagagatagcATGAACCAACAAACCAGAGATGTGAAGCAAGAACAAGAAGGGAAGAAGGATGTATTTGACGTGAAGTTCCGTGGTGTTGATGCAGATGATTATGATATCTGTACTTCTCCTAGGCAGTATAGTTACGGAAGTCCGTACAGAAGAACACAGCTCGGTCGCAAACAAGTCACACTGAAAGACTCGAGTAGTATATCATCAATGGTTCATAGAGCTCGTGTCAAACATGATGTTGGAACTGTGAAGTCAAGTGATCCTCCTCCAGGTGGAGTAGTAGCAAGACTCATTTCTAAAGACAAGTGTCAGAAAGGTGATAGAAGCAAAGGTCAACACGGTCTAAGAGTGGTTGATTCTGTTAGAAGCCATGAGTCAGAGCTTAGAACCAAAAATGACCACGGTCTTGGGGTGGCTGATTCTGTTAGGATCCAAGATTCAGAGATTCAACCATCTGTTGCCACAAGCTTACCTGCAGGTTCTGATGGTAAAATTTATGCTTTTCATCTCTCATATTCTTCTCTTTTGAACTATGGATTCCATAAACCAGACCTTCTTCGTTTATATTGAGCAATTAACATTACATAGGTTCTGTGTATCCTTTAGGCATTTGATAATTATGCGATTCCATTACATTGTTTGCTGCTTGCATTTAAAATGGAATGCACATGATTGGAAATAGCTCAAGCTTTGAATCATTTTAACATCATGATTATTGTTTTCTTCTATTCAGATTGCAGAAAGGAAACCGATGAAGACTCGACGCAAACTAAATTTGGGTCGAGTTCTGTCTCAGAGTCAGAGCAGAAAGCAGAGATTCTTCAACAGCTTAGTGGAAGATCAGTTGAAGAAAGCTGTATCATTGTGGATAGAGACGAATTGCATTGTGTTTTCTCTGACATGAAGGAGAATGACAAACACAAACCTTACAAGGTTCTTGTCTCTTTCTTTCATCTTTTCTTTGTTTCACGCTTGCATTTATCATCCACACAGGCCTTATAATAAACTGATTCTGCAGAAGATCAGGGACGCAATATCTTCAAGAATGAAGCAAAACAGAGAGAAAGAATACAAGCGACTTGCCCGTCAATGGTACGCAGAAGATGTTGAAAATGGTAGAGAATGTGGCGACAGTTCGAAACAGATTGAGGAAGATCAATCACCAGAAGAATCTGAATGGGAGTTCctgtaaaaaaatgtttatggtTACACATATAATGTAAGTAAATTAAGCACCACTATCTTTGTATATAAAGAATGTATAAGCAAAACATAAGAAGCAGCTTAAAGCTATGAATCAAGGCCCTTTATCTTTTATCAAGTTCTTGTGTAACTTCTTTTTATGATTGAGTACACGTGTTTAATTAAATGTTTATGGGAGAAAGTCTTTCCCATTGttgtataataattatttcTTCTTGTCTCGTCTCGACTCTCgtctattttatatttcaagATTGTTCCATATTTTTCCAGAAAAAATGGTTGGTTCCATATGACTCGTTAATATCAAACACTTGTCATGTAAcaataagtataaaatataaagaaagactaatatatatgagatatgACTGCGAAATATAAACCATCTATATTTTATCTTCTTAAGATAAGACATGTGTTTCGGTTTGAAAGGTTAGTTCGGGTTTCAATTAATTTGGTTTACAAAAATGTTGCCGATTTAAACCAAATtttattcggtttggttttgtaTTTGGTTATGACATACAAATTTAATATACTACATACAAATTGTAAGTATATTAAATTTGTGGCCAAGACAGTATAGGTGTTAGGAATCATATACATACTGGTTTTGACAAGCTGATAAAAAAGAGAATCCATGACAGAATAAATTGTTTGCGTACAATTCTGTGCCAAACCTTATATTTAAATGATGTTATAAAAAGAGTTAGCTAACATATGGATACAAATAATGGTTAATTTGTTTCAAACTAATTTACGTACACAAAAATTTGACGTAATGACTTCTTTTAACaagtaaagaaaaataaatgtaCATCCATTTTCTTATAAGTAAATCAACTAATATCATTTGATGTAACAATCTTGTATTGTTACTacttaaatgaaaaaaatgtgcCGAATTATGGAGTGACAATAGTTCTGTACAGAACAAAGTTTCTAGTAGACGTTGTCCAAGAAAAAGTAGGACAAGTGCTTGTATTTGActccatcaaaaaaaaaagcggATGCTTGGCTTGGCATGGACGTTCTGATCTCCAACTCCTGGTATTGGTGGACTCACACCGCGGGAATCCAGCCTTATGATCACATTAGTCAACGCTAAaccctttctctttctttctatttttccatttttcttcaaacgttttatatatgtgcttgtTGTGGAATGTTCAATAATGGTTGGCAAGTGGGATTATACGAGGGAAGAAAACAAATTGTACAAAGACATGAACAGCTTCTAGCCTTTTACAAAGGACTATAAACATGGGCTGGATTAACCGTAACGTTGACCCTTCACACACTCAAGTCTTCTTTCAAGGTGCTTCTCCTATCCACTACTAGTAAGCTTTCTATATTTTCCATCTCCCTCCGTCTAAAAGTAACGGACTCTTACATCGAAAGCCGATAAATATTTGACATATACATTTTCGAAACATTAATTGTATTGTAAATCAGTGGAAGAGAGTGGAACGAGCCACTGAATTCATGCAAGGGCCAAGCCCAGTTGTTCATGGGACAAAGATATCCAGGAGGATTGCCCTTAGGTTGGGTTGTGGTGAACAAAGTGTTGAGCCGAATCAAAAAATCCGTCCGTATTTTCTTGATATCACATCTCGGAGTGTCGATAGGACGCACACCCAAGTCTCTACAATGGTATATATTCCCAAGGCCCAAGGGTCTCGATTGTAGCCATTGGTGTCTCCTGACACTTGGAACCTGCTTCTTTACTTCATAGTTCTCTTTTTATATAGCTTCAACCGGTAACcattaaagaaatataaaaaataaaaattaaaaaaataaaaaaagaataaaataaaaagaacaaagtATTTAATGTAAATGAATGTTAAAGAATTagaaataacaaatatttttcgTAAATAGTGTAAATTGTAGATAATGATAAGAAATTCACTATTCACACTCACCAGGTCACCAtttaaaacttgttttttttttaccattctataattttgatattcttccctttttatttttatttttatttttaatataattaaaatttatattagttacactatatatataggagtaattgttgtattattttcttttattttctaaccCAGTATAACGTGCGTATATACACTTTAAAGCCTTCAACATAAGGCAAAACTTATGTGAATGTTGTGTATTCAAGACCAATACTTCACGCATTAATTATCCAAACATTTTTGAAAACTCCAACAAATTTTACAAGGCCACAAAGAGGAGCGGGGGAGGAAGATTGGATTCAGAAAGAAAAGTGAAAATGGTGGAAGATATCGCTAAGAGATGGAAGGAGTTGAGCGGCAATAGCAAATGGAAAGACCTGCTTGATCCTCTTGACTTGGATCTACGCCGTTACATCCTCCACTACGGCCACATGGTTGAAGTCGGGTACATCACCTTCAATTGTGGCCGCCTGTCCAAATACGTAGGAGATAGCTGCTACACCAAGGAAGAGCTCTTTGCTCGTACCGGCTACCTTAAAGACAACCCTTTCAGGTGAAAACTTATCTACTTGTATCATACGGTTTGAGGAATTTCGGTTAAATTTATATTCCTATACCTCTATATAAAACATGTCCAGGTACGAGGTGACTAAGTTCATATATGGAACATCGTCGATAAAGTTACCAGAATGTTTCATGATCAACTCATGGTCAAGGGAAGCATGGAACAAAGAGTCTAACTGGTTAGGTTATGTCGCGGTGGCTACAGACGAGTGCAAGGAGTTGTTAGGGAGAAGAGACATTGTTGTAGCATGGCGAGGGACTATTCAACTGTACGAGTGGGCTAACGATTTTGATTTCCCACTTGAATCAGCTATCTCGGTTTTACCTCGAGCTGACCCGAGTGACCCACCTCGCATTGCCAGTGGTTGGCTGTCTCTTTATACAACCGCTGATCCACGCTCACGTTTTGACAAAACCAGTGCACGAGAACAGgtctctcaaaaaaaaaaacatgtctctTACTAACCTCCCATAGGACTTTAGGAGCGTTTCATTAAACTTTGGTTACTAATTATCATCGCTGGTTTCATTATATAATcttgaaaaatataaagaaaatatgtaaTTTTGGTTTATTACTTGTATTCCCATTGGTTTGATTTTCAGGTTCAAGGAGAGCTCAAAAGGTTACTCGAATTGTACAAACATGAAGAAGTTAGCATCACCTTAACAGGCCATAGCTTGGGAGCAGTTCTCTCAATTCTGTCAGCCACAGACTTTCTCCATAACGAATGGCCAAAGACCACACCAAGTCTTCAAGACAGGCTCTCTTGTGTCACGGTTTTCGCTTTCGGAAGCCCCCGCGTCGGTGACCGCAACTTCAAAACACTCGTGGAGTCTCTAAAAAAACTCAACATCTTGAGAGTAGCAAATGTCCCTGATCTCATCCCTCATTACCCGCTGTTCAGGTTCACAGATGTTGGGGAGGAGCTCCATATCAACACATTGAAAGCAGAGTACCTGAAACGGTCTCTAAGCCTAGCGCATTTCCATAACCTCAAGGCGTACTTGCAAGGCGTGGAGGGGACGCAACACAATCAATCGGAACTCAAGCTGGAGCAGCTGGTTAAAAATGGTTTAGATGCTCTTGAAGATAAGTACATAGTCCCTGGGGATTCGTGGGTTCTTGAGAACAAAGGGATGGCTAAAACTCATGATGGGACATGGATTCTCAATTGCGATATGGCAAAGGAGGacgaaaacgaagaagaagacaaatgtGAATTACCATGGATATAATAACTATAAAAAATGCTGcttattttcaaaacaaaagcaATAAAATCTGAGGCGCCAAATCTTGGAATTTTCAATAGTACATTTAAGCAATAAAAAGATAGAATTTGTGACTAGGGAAGTGGATTATTAATGTacacggaagaagaagaagatcaacaagGTATCGGTTATGTGAACCACTCCATAAcatgaaatgtttttttgatcatCGTCCCTAATGCGATCTCCACTTGTATAGTCACGCATAAGCAACAAGGACATATGCATTGATAACAACAATTAATCTGCGTAAAAAGGATTACCAGAATTAGAAGCAAATTGATGAATCTATACACGCAAGAGATcgaatttcaaatataaagaAATCGTGAAATCTATTAAACTTAGGTTTATCATGGACCATGACAAAATGAACTGATAATTAATAGGTTGGTTATAagtgtttatatattaattcattAGTTCTTCCTAGAGTTTTCATTCATCAACTTCTAAAGAATGATGACAAGTATCGGGCCCATTTTCTGAATGAGTAATAGCCTCCAATATTTTTTCTCATGAGTCAATCATATCTTCCAATTATTTtctcataaaatataaatattttaaatttgcaaaaaaataaatattatatatatatatataaataaatattttcaaatgacCACATGTCCACATCACGTTTGTACTTTGTACAAAGAATATTTCACTAATGCGAgtagtttttgttgttgtcgtCAATAGCATGCATTATACATGTTATTTAAACTGAAAGTTTATACGTCCAAAGTCGGTTTTATTGAATCCAGACATACATtcttttgagaatttttttcctaCAAATGTATCTACTTACCACTCTTGTCGTCATATTTAGGTCATCAaaattaatattcttttttttttgggtgcaaCATCAAAATAAATGTTCTATGGTTTCAACGGGTGGCTAATATGAGGATGTCAAGTCTAGAGttgataaataaatacattCAAATGATGTCAACAGTACATATATACGTAGACATATATACGTAGACATATGCGTGCGCGGCGAGAATAATCTTTTTGTTGgtgaatatgttttttttttttttgctaaatttgtTGGTGATGAATATGCTAATTTGTCAAGTTGATAGTTTACCACTGAACCTCTGAAAATGTCTACCACTACAGTAGTTTATGCCGGTGAAATGcagtttttattttctctttttgaaCCCACCGGTGAATTAcagtttgtttttttaacacCGTTAGTCTTGTTTATTATCACTCactttacatatataattcgtaGTTGATGACAACATTTCTTAAGCAAACATGCGATCTTCTTACCTTAAAGTATGTATTCTCCAATTAAATTTCACAATAGCTAAATGAATAAATCCGCTACATATTGATTTTTTACAAGACCAGCTCGGGTTGGCTCTGTCTCGTTTAGAAAATGTTAGATAATAGGATCAAGCTAATAGCATACACAAACAGTTGGTTACAACATGCTCTTATTCTTTTCTAAagtgatataaataaaatataaatgatttctTGGAGTATATCTTGAATCTTGATATCACAAATATATCATTCATGtaagtttagaaaaatattggATTTCACCGGTTCTTAcgatttttttagttaatttatgaATTTAAGTGAACATGCCAtcatacttatcaaaaaaagaaGCGAACATGCCATAACATCacaaaaaatcattttgatCATATGTATTTCCAAGTGCTATAATTTTACTCATTATACTTAACTAGCCTACCTTTATTTTTCCCCCATAGACGAAAAGTAAAACTCTCACGGAAAACACCGGGGTGTATTATTTATAGCCAATTGCTGTTACATAAAAGGTAACTCATTGGAGACACACGAAAACATACATAGTAAAAGTTTGATGTATAGATAAGGAGGTACAAGGATACCAAAACCTTGATACAACAAAATTGTACGTAAGATTTATGAtgaggaaaaaagaaagaaagcatAATAGCGATATTCAAATGACTTGCATGGATCAGTCACAATTATTTGTGCTTTAACTTCGGGTGAAGTGTACATATTCGTAAGGGCCATTCAGTGATGATGTTGCGGGTCAGGTCCTCCCGGTGAAACCCTGTCCGAATTCACTAGAAATCTCCTCTCGTTATGACCTTTGAACTTGGAGAGATCAAACCCGAGCTCCCGTAGCAGAACATGACTATCCATAGTGCCCATGTTTGCAACTCGATCATCATGGAGGATTCGAGCCTGAGTACTAAAGATTGGTGATGCAAATATGACTAAGAGTATGATAAGAGTTTTCTTAAGAATTAAATTCGCCATAACAGGTGATTAAGGAGAAAAGGTAAATTGTGGAGTTTGCGAGAGATCGAGAAAGAGATATGCAAAATGAGATGAAGCTGAGAGAATATGATGATTTGTGTGCAATGAGACTTttctatttatagataaaattaGAGAGGCAAAATATGATGAAGATGTTAAGGATTGAGTAGGTTGGGTCAGTGGAGAGAACATGATGGGATCCACAACAAAAATG
It encodes the following:
- the LOC125575061 gene encoding uncharacterized protein LOC125575061 isoform X2, whose product is MDFKGITWVGNVYHKFEAMCLEVEEIIVQDTAKYVESQVQTVGNSLKKFCSDVVQDFNPDETLDSEKQLPVSILHEYAPVCSSFKKKRDSMNQQTRDVKQEQEGKKDVFDVKFRGVDADDYDICTSPRQYSYGSPYRRTQLGRKQVTLKDSSSISSMVHRARVKHDVGTVKSSDPPPGGVVARLISKDKCQKGDRSKGQHGLRVVDSVRSHESELRTKNDHGLGVADSVRIQDSEIQPSVATSLPAGSDDCRKETDEDSTQTKFGSSSVSESEQKAEILQQLSGRSVEESCIIVDRDELHCVFSDMKENDKHKPYKIRDAISSRMKQNREKEYKRLARQWYAEDVENGRECGDSSKQIEEDQSPEESEWEFL
- the LOC125575061 gene encoding uncharacterized protein LOC125575061 isoform X1, which translates into the protein MDFKGITWVGNVYHKFEAMCLEVEEIIVQDTAKYVESQVQTVGNSLKKFCSDVVQDFNPDETLDSEKQLPVSILHEYAPVCSSFKKKRDSMNQQTRDVKQEQEGKKDVFDVKFRGVDADDYDICTSPRQYSYGSPYRRTQLGRKQVTLKDSSSISSMVHRARVKHDVGTVKSSDPPPGGVVARLISKDKCQKGDRSKGQHGLRVVDSVRSHESELRTKNDHGLGVADSVRIQDSEIQPSVATSLPAGSDDCRKETDEDSTQTKFGSSSVSESEQKAEILQQLSGRSVEESCIIVDRDELHCVFSDMKENDKHKPYKKIRDAISSRMKQNREKEYKRLARQWYAEDVENGRECGDSSKQIEEDQSPEESEWEFL
- the LOC106453620 gene encoding phospholipase A1-IIbeta-like; the encoded protein is MVEDIAKRWKELSGNSKWKDLLDPLDLDLRRYILHYGHMVEVGYITFNCGRLSKYVGDSCYTKEELFARTGYLKDNPFRYEVTKFIYGTSSIKLPECFMINSWSREAWNKESNWLGYVAVATDECKELLGRRDIVVAWRGTIQLYEWANDFDFPLESAISVLPRADPSDPPRIASGWLSLYTTADPRSRFDKTSAREQVQGELKRLLELYKHEEVSITLTGHSLGAVLSILSATDFLHNEWPKTTPSLQDRLSCVTVFAFGSPRVGDRNFKTLVESLKKLNILRVANVPDLIPHYPLFRFTDVGEELHINTLKAEYLKRSLSLAHFHNLKAYLQGVEGTQHNQSELKLEQLVKNGLDALEDKYIVPGDSWVLENKGMAKTHDGTWILNCDMAKEDENEEEDKCELPWI
- the LOC106454864 gene encoding CLAVATA3/ESR (CLE)-related protein 5 — its product is MANLILKKTLIILLVIFASPIFSTQARILHDDRVANMGTMDSHVLLRELGFDLSKFKGHNERRFLVNSDRVSPGGPDPQHHH